In Constrictibacter sp. MBR-5, the following proteins share a genomic window:
- the cmk gene encoding (d)CMP kinase — protein sequence MTSGPLVIAVDGPAAAGKGTLSRRLADRLGLAYLDTGLLYRAVGRRVLTAGGDPSDAAAATAAAAAIGVADLDHPDLRDERVTDAASKVAAVPEVRAALLAFQRSFAAAPPPGAAGVVMDGRDIGTVVCPDAGVKIFVTASPEERAQRRHKELLGRGTASIYARVLADVIARDQRDSEREAAPLKRAADAFVLDTTALDADEALAAALRHIEAVTGGDPCR from the coding sequence ATGACGTCCGGACCTCTCGTCATCGCGGTCGACGGTCCTGCTGCGGCCGGCAAGGGGACGCTCTCGCGGCGCCTCGCCGACCGGCTGGGCCTCGCCTATCTCGATACCGGGCTGCTCTATCGCGCCGTCGGCCGCCGTGTGCTGACCGCCGGCGGCGACCCGTCCGACGCGGCGGCGGCGACCGCGGCGGCCGCCGCGATCGGGGTGGCCGATCTCGATCATCCCGACCTGCGCGACGAACGCGTGACCGACGCGGCCTCGAAGGTCGCCGCCGTGCCCGAGGTGCGTGCGGCGCTGCTGGCCTTCCAGCGGAGCTTCGCCGCCGCGCCGCCGCCCGGTGCGGCCGGGGTGGTGATGGACGGGCGCGACATCGGCACGGTGGTCTGCCCGGACGCCGGGGTGAAAATATTCGTGACCGCGTCGCCTGAAGAGCGAGCGCAGCGTCGGCATAAGGAGTTGCTTGGGCGCGGTACGGCTAGTATATATGCGCGCGTTTTGGCTGATGTCATTGCGCGCGACCAGAGAGATAGTGAGCGTGAAGCTGCGCCGCTGAAGCGGGCAGCGGATGCGTTCGTACTGGATACGACCGCTCTCGATGCCGATGAGGCTCTTGCAGCTGCTCTTCGCCATATCGAAGCCGTAACCGGGG